A section of the Oreochromis aureus strain Israel breed Guangdong linkage group 22, ZZ_aureus, whole genome shotgun sequence genome encodes:
- the tpbga gene encoding trophoblast glycoprotein a → MLDLTQRIVFCALLASVYASCPPRCECSEAAHTVKCVSKDLQSIPTGIPGYTRNLFITGNQISRLGPESFKGLENVTNLSLSNNRISEVESLTFKGLHSLRSLDLSNNQLAVIHPEAFAVLNQSLRELNLSRALYNHSAVTNLSTALRWSSLETLRGLDLSDNSLIFLPPRIFSYLSSLRRLRLSNNSLVAIQNSTLSGLEQLEVLDLTLNALKTLSEEGLQELDSLPRAALLLGENPFTCTCGIEPFAQWLNRSQNRIRDVESLTCAFPASMRNTSLLAMGTMTLGCHERDAAADLALQTSYVFLGIVLGFIGLIFLFVLYLNRKGIKKRIYDMRDACREVWEGYHYRFEMDSDPRLSQVSNSADV, encoded by the exons ATGCTGGATTTGACGCAGCGCATTGTTTTCTGCGCGCTCCTCGCCTCCGTTTACGCGTCTTGCCCTCCGCGCTGCGAGTGCTCAGAGGCGGCTCACACCGTGAAGTGTGTCTCCAAAGACCTGCAGAGTATCCCGACTGGGATCCCGGGATACACGAGGAATCTGTTTATAACGGGGAATCAGATCAGCCGGCTCGGTCCGGAGTCGTTCAAAGGGTTGGAGAATGTTACCAACCTATCTCTGAGCAATAACAG AATTTCTGAGGTGGAATCCCTCACCTTCAAAGGACTGCACAGCCTTCGCTCTCTGGATCTGAGCAACAACCAGCTGGCTGTTATTCATCCCGAGGCCTTCGCCGTCCTGAACCAGTCTCTGCGGGAGCTCAACCTGAGCCGAGCCCTCTACAACCACTCTGCGGTGACCAACTTGAGCACGGCTCTCCGCTGGAGCTCTCTGGAGACCCTGAGAGGACTGGACCTGTCGGACAACAGTCTCATCTTTTTGCCCCCTCGCATTTTCTCCTATCTGAGCAGCTTGCGGAGGCTCCGGCTTTCCAACAACTCCCtggtggccatccagaactccACCCTCTCGGGTTTAGAGCAGCTGGAGGTGCTCGACCTGACGCTCAATGCCCTCAAGACGCTGTCAGAGGAGGGCCTCCAAGAGCTGGACTCCTTGCCCAGAGCTGCTCTCCTGCTGGGAGAGAACCCGTTCACGTGCACATGTGGAATTGAACCTTTTGCACAGTGGCTCAACAGGTCACAGAATCGCATAAGAGACGTCGAGAGCCTCACGTGCGCCTTCCCGGCCAGCATGAGAAACACGTCCTTGCTTGCCATGGGGACGATGACTCTGGGATGCCACGAAAGAGATGCTGCGGCAGACCTCGCTCTGCAGACCTCTTATGTCTTCTTGGGTATAGTCCTGGGCTTCATCGGCCTCATCTTCCTCTTTGTACTCTACCTCAACCGCAAAGGCATCAAGAAGCGCATCTATGACATGCGAGACGCCTGCAGGGAGGTGTGGGAAGGCTACCATTACCGCTTCGAAATGGACTCCGACCCCAGGTTATCACAGGTCTCCAACAGCGCTGATGTGTGA